A genomic segment from Candidatus Paceibacterota bacterium encodes:
- a CDS encoding type II secretion system F family protein: MTEFHYKAKNKEGEVYKGTISALDKFALYTRIREEGGEVLEVVEAGSRRFSMEWFNEVFGAVREHEKIVVTRNLGAMIDAGLSLSRSLAVLERQTRNPKLKIVLSSLNRNIKAGGSFHGALGEFPKVFSPLFVSMVRAGEESGKLSYALSLIGRQLERSYTLKRKIRGALMYPSIIIIAMIIIGVLMLIYVVPTLTQTFNELGAELPKSTQAVIGVSDFLTHNTLLALLIPLALGGLFYLGLRQPQGRRAWEFTYLHIPIVGPLVKEVYAARTARTFASLLSSGVEIVTAISITSDVMQNSYYREVLKRAEHDVQKGASLSGAFAENEHLYPILVGEMISVGEETGKLPDMLLRVAEFFEEEVEQKTKDMSTIIEPFLMIVIGTFVGFFALSMISPIYSLSESI; this comes from the coding sequence ATGACCGAATTTCACTATAAAGCAAAGAATAAAGAAGGAGAGGTCTACAAAGGCACGATAAGTGCACTGGATAAATTTGCACTCTACACGCGCATCCGCGAAGAAGGCGGAGAGGTTCTTGAGGTAGTGGAGGCGGGGAGTCGCCGTTTCTCAATGGAGTGGTTTAATGAGGTCTTTGGCGCGGTGCGTGAACATGAGAAGATCGTTGTAACACGAAATCTTGGTGCAATGATTGACGCGGGTCTCTCACTCTCTCGTTCACTTGCGGTTTTGGAGCGACAGACAAGAAATCCAAAATTAAAGATCGTTCTCTCGTCGCTCAACCGCAACATCAAAGCTGGTGGAAGCTTCCATGGTGCGCTCGGTGAATTCCCCAAAGTCTTCTCGCCACTTTTTGTCTCAATGGTGCGCGCAGGTGAGGAGAGTGGGAAGCTCTCGTATGCACTCTCGCTTATCGGTAGACAACTTGAGCGTTCCTATACGCTGAAACGGAAGATCCGCGGTGCGCTCATGTACCCAAGCATCATCATTATAGCCATGATCATAATCGGTGTTTTGATGCTTATCTATGTGGTGCCAACATTGACCCAGACATTCAACGAGCTTGGCGCTGAGTTGCCAAAGAGTACACAAGCGGTTATTGGAGTGAGCGATTTTCTCACTCACAACACACTGCTCGCACTCCTTATTCCGCTCGCACTCGGCGGTCTGTTTTATCTTGGACTTCGCCAACCTCAAGGAAGACGCGCATGGGAGTTCACCTACCTTCATATTCCGATTGTCGGCCCTTTGGTGAAAGAGGTGTATGCAGCGCGTACTGCGCGTACGTTCGCCTCCTTACTCTCTTCCGGAGTGGAGATTGTTACTGCAATCTCAATCACGAGCGATGTGATGCAGAACTCGTATTACCGCGAGGTGCTCAAGCGAGCAGAGCACGACGTGCAAAAAGGTGCATCGCTCTCGGGAGCGTTTGCGGAAAACGAACATCTCTACCCGATCTTGGTTGGCGAGATGATCTCAGTTGGAGAAGAGACGGGGAAGTTGCCTGACATGTTGTTGCGAGTCGCGGAATTCTTTGAGGAAGAGGTTGAGCAAAAGACAAAAGATATGTCGACCATCATTGAACCATTCCTTATGATAGTAATCGGTACTTTTGTCGGTTTCTTTGCGCTTTCGATGATCTCACCGATCTACTCGCTCTCTGAAAGTATTTAG
- a CDS encoding type II secretion system GspH family protein, giving the protein MIHISRQKGFTLLETLMVLGVFIIVLGALVASIGFFYRSNTHALEQSFAVQSARKGIEGMVKDIREATFSDEGAYPIVSIATSTITFYSDVDSDIFIERVRYFLDGTDLKRGVTDSAGDPLTYNDVEEEVSTISDNVRNNAESIDIFTYYNGAGSEISTASTTDVRFIKAEVVVNVNPSRLPNNYTLRSSATLRNLRDE; this is encoded by the coding sequence ATGATACATATATCTCGCCAAAAAGGCTTCACACTACTTGAAACACTTATGGTTCTTGGGGTGTTCATTATTGTACTCGGCGCACTGGTCGCTTCTATCGGTTTTTTCTATCGCTCGAACACGCATGCGCTTGAGCAGTCGTTCGCGGTTCAAAGTGCGCGAAAAGGAATCGAGGGAATGGTCAAAGATATACGAGAGGCGACTTTCTCAGACGAGGGAGCGTACCCAATTGTCTCCATAGCCACCTCCACCATCACTTTCTATAGCGATGTTGATTCTGATATTTTCATCGAGCGGGTGCGTTACTTCCTTGATGGCACCGACCTCAAGCGTGGCGTGACGGATTCAGCTGGTGACCCGCTAACGTATAACGATGTAGAGGAGGAAGTATCAACAATATCCGACAATGTGAGGAATAATGCTGAGTCGATCGATATCTTCACTTATTACAATGGCGCGGGGAGTGAGATTAGCACAGCAAGCACGACCGATGTGCGCTTCATCAAAGCAGAGGTGGTCGTTAATGTTAACCCATCACGCTTGCCAAACAACTACACACTTCGGTCAAGTGCCACTTTGCGCAACCTGCGTGATGAATAA
- the nusA gene encoding transcription termination factor NusA — protein sequence MFDLKVINSVLDQLEEERGIPREKVFEAIETALATAYKKEYGKRGQIIRAKFDVTTGDVEFFQVNIVVDETMVRGEEEEPENEDDLRSRFNPEHHIMMEDAKRIKKDAKLDDELVFPLETKDDFGRIAAQTAKQVIIQKIREAEKTSILKEYGEHEGEIVTGTVQRIERGNIFVDLGRATGMLPYDEQIPGERFRQGERLRALLYSVEESPRGTYLRLSRSHPDFLKKLFEGEVPELASGAVEIKGIAREAGSRSKLAVASHDEHIDPVGSLVGQRGVRVTTVMSELGGEKIDVIEWSDDPVEFIEEALSPAKIINVAINEADERATVEVDEDQQSLAIGRGGQNVRLAAKLTGWKIDIHSIGGESIAEADATHVTINEETPAEVAEKPKEVTTEENETPETEIQAEEVAVSTEIPSEDGETPVEIEQTEEAESGETAESDSVESETPEIEEEK from the coding sequence ATGTTCGACCTTAAAGTAATCAATTCGGTACTCGACCAACTCGAAGAAGAGCGCGGCATTCCCCGCGAGAAGGTCTTCGAAGCTATTGAGACTGCGCTTGCAACTGCATACAAAAAAGAATATGGGAAACGCGGACAAATCATTCGTGCGAAGTTTGATGTAACCACCGGAGATGTAGAGTTCTTTCAGGTGAATATTGTTGTTGATGAGACTATGGTGCGCGGTGAAGAAGAGGAGCCGGAAAATGAAGACGATCTTCGCTCACGCTTCAACCCGGAACACCACATCATGATGGAGGATGCGAAGCGTATTAAAAAAGATGCAAAACTCGATGACGAGCTTGTCTTCCCGCTTGAAACAAAGGATGACTTTGGACGCATTGCCGCCCAGACTGCAAAACAGGTGATTATCCAGAAGATCCGCGAAGCGGAAAAAACATCGATTCTCAAGGAATATGGAGAACACGAGGGTGAGATTGTCACCGGAACTGTACAACGTATAGAGCGCGGCAACATCTTTGTTGACCTCGGTCGCGCAACTGGCATGCTTCCGTATGACGAACAAATCCCCGGCGAGCGTTTCCGCCAAGGTGAGCGACTTCGTGCACTTCTCTACTCAGTAGAAGAAAGCCCGCGCGGCACCTATCTCCGCCTTTCGCGCTCACACCCCGACTTCCTTAAGAAGCTCTTTGAGGGTGAAGTCCCTGAACTTGCCTCTGGCGCAGTTGAGATCAAAGGTATTGCTCGCGAAGCAGGTTCACGATCAAAGCTTGCGGTTGCGTCTCACGACGAGCATATCGATCCTGTTGGTTCTCTCGTTGGGCAACGTGGCGTACGCGTAACAACTGTTATGAGCGAGCTTGGCGGTGAAAAGATCGACGTCATCGAATGGTCGGATGACCCGGTAGAATTCATCGAGGAAGCACTCTCTCCCGCAAAGATCATCAATGTCGCTATCAATGAAGCGGATGAGCGCGCAACTGTCGAGGTTGATGAAGACCAGCAGTCACTCGCAATCGGTCGTGGCGGACAGAACGTACGTCTCGCAGCGAAGCTGACCGGTTGGAAGATCGACATCCACTCAATTGGCGGTGAAAGCATTGCTGAAGCTGACGCGACTCATGTTACTATCAACGAAGAGACACCTGCTGAAGTAGCTGAGAAACCAAAAGAGGTGACTACTGAAGAAAACGAGACTCCTGAGACAGAGATCCAGGCCGAGGAAGTTGCGGTCTCAACCGAAATCCCGTCCGAAGACGGGGAAACCCCTGTAGAAATCGAGCAAACCGAGGAAGCAGAATCCGGCGAAACGGCTGAGAGTGACTCTGTAGAATCGGAGACTCCTGAGATTGAGGAGGAGAAGTAA
- a CDS encoding ATP-dependent Clp protease proteolytic subunit, with amino-acid sequence MKHEFKPTKSQLVPMVIEKSQFGERAFDIYSRLLKERIIFLSGPINDAVANLVVAQLLFLQSEDPKKDVFLYINSPGGSVTSTMAMIDTMNHIKPDVATVCVGMAASGGAWTLAAGKKGKRFALPNAEVMIHQPLGGAEGQATDIEITARWILKTKERMTKMMADFTGQDAKTIERDIDRDFWMTAQEAKKYGVVDEVLK; translated from the coding sequence ATGAAACACGAATTCAAACCAACAAAATCACAGCTCGTCCCCATGGTGATCGAGAAATCACAGTTCGGTGAGCGGGCCTTTGATATTTACTCACGACTTCTCAAGGAGCGCATTATTTTCCTCTCAGGGCCGATCAACGACGCAGTCGCAAACCTCGTCGTGGCGCAACTCCTCTTCCTTCAGTCGGAAGACCCAAAGAAGGACGTCTTCCTCTACATCAATTCCCCGGGCGGCTCAGTCACCTCAACCATGGCAATGATCGACACGATGAACCACATCAAACCGGACGTTGCGACCGTGTGTGTCGGCATGGCGGCTTCAGGTGGCGCATGGACACTCGCCGCAGGCAAGAAAGGCAAGCGCTTCGCGCTCCCAAACGCAGAAGTGATGATCCACCAGCCGCTTGGCGGCGCCGAAGGGCAAGCAACCGACATTGAGATCACCGCGCGCTGGATCCTCAAGACCAAAGAGCGCATGACCAAGATGATGGCGGACTTCACCGGGCAAGACGCAAAGACGATCGAGCGCGACATCGACCGCGACTTCTGGATGACCGCCCAGGAAGCGAAGAAATATGGCGTCGTCGATGAAGTCTTAAAATAA
- a CDS encoding inorganic diphosphatase has product MDLWHDVPLGDNVPEEFNTIIEIPKGSFNKYEIDKETGLIALDRANYSATPYPFDYGFAPQTLWEDNDPLDVIVLTTFPLHPGIVVKVRPVAVMEMIDSGESDYKIITVPADDKRWDNVKDLKDVNEHNLKEFKHFFETYKELKGKGDIVEVGDYKGKEDAKKAVLRSIELYKEKHGK; this is encoded by the coding sequence ATGGACCTATGGCATGACGTACCTCTCGGTGACAATGTCCCAGAGGAATTCAACACTATCATCGAGATCCCGAAGGGGTCATTCAATAAATATGAGATCGATAAAGAAACCGGTCTCATCGCGCTTGATCGCGCGAACTACTCAGCAACACCATATCCATTTGACTATGGGTTTGCGCCGCAGACGCTCTGGGAGGACAACGACCCGCTCGATGTGATCGTCCTCACCACCTTCCCGCTTCACCCCGGTATTGTGGTGAAGGTGCGCCCTGTCGCAGTGATGGAGATGATCGACTCAGGTGAGTCAGACTACAAGATCATCACGGTCCCGGCAGACGATAAACGCTGGGACAACGTGAAAGACCTTAAGGATGTGAACGAGCACAACCTCAAAGAGTTTAAACACTTTTTTGAAACCTACAAGGAGCTTAAAGGAAAAGGCGACATTGTCGAAGTGGGAGACTACAAGGGCAAGGAAGATGCCAAGAAAGCAGTTCTTCGCTCAATTGAGCTTTACAAAGAAAAGCACGGAAAATAA
- a CDS encoding GspE/PulE family protein — protein MYINESKLKEFFLDAGIVSKSGFESAEKEAEKKDVRVGDILVSNGDVTEDDLRRAQAHILGIPFVNLQNTRVNFDVLSLIPEPIARNHNIIAYKKGDDSLEVAMLNTDDLTAIDFVKKKVRLKILPRLTDTASIKAALKQYQKSLKEEFGEIIKRETASLKGVPEEGANMSESDLKRLAEDLPVVRIVDSLLRHAINQNASDIHIEPREDNVLIRYRIDGILHDAMTLPKEATSSITARIKVLSNLKLDEKRLPQDGRFKMESENERVSLRVSVLPTYFGEKTVMRLLRENISGFTLEGLGFHGEGLERIHEATRQKTGMILTTGPTGSGKTTTLYTVLDILNTTNVNISTIEDPIEYQMPRINQTQVKPDIGFTFANGLRALVRQDPDIIMVGEIRDNETAALAINASLTGHLVLSTLHTNSAAGAIPRLLDMDVEPFLLVSTLEVIIGQRLVRKLCGEREEYTMSAAEIEKLGQSVDLDAVLKALKEEKLIKNDATWEDIPFYKEKPSEMCEDGFSGRIGIHEILHLSDAIKGLIMKGATTEEIEARAKEEGMMTMIEDGIFKAVQGITTVEEVLRVVSE, from the coding sequence ATGTACATTAACGAATCAAAGCTCAAAGAATTTTTCCTCGATGCCGGCATAGTATCAAAGAGCGGTTTTGAATCTGCCGAGAAAGAGGCGGAGAAAAAAGATGTTCGTGTCGGAGATATACTCGTGAGTAACGGCGATGTTACCGAGGATGACCTGCGTCGCGCACAAGCACATATTTTGGGAATTCCCTTTGTTAACCTCCAGAATACGCGGGTAAACTTTGACGTACTCTCGCTTATTCCTGAACCAATTGCACGCAATCACAACATCATCGCGTATAAAAAAGGCGACGATAGTCTTGAGGTCGCTATGCTTAATACGGATGACCTCACGGCAATCGATTTTGTTAAGAAGAAGGTCCGGCTCAAGATATTGCCGCGACTCACCGACACCGCTTCGATCAAAGCGGCACTCAAGCAGTATCAAAAGAGTCTCAAGGAAGAGTTCGGTGAAATCATTAAGCGTGAGACTGCATCACTGAAAGGTGTGCCTGAAGAGGGCGCCAACATGTCAGAGAGCGATCTTAAACGGCTTGCCGAAGACCTGCCGGTGGTGCGCATTGTTGACTCGTTGCTTCGTCATGCGATCAACCAAAACGCGTCAGACATACACATCGAGCCGCGTGAAGACAATGTGTTGATCCGCTACCGTATCGACGGAATCCTCCATGATGCAATGACACTTCCGAAGGAAGCCACTTCTTCCATAACAGCGCGCATTAAAGTGCTCTCCAACCTCAAACTGGATGAGAAGCGTCTGCCGCAGGACGGTCGATTTAAGATGGAGTCGGAGAACGAACGCGTCTCACTCCGTGTGTCGGTACTTCCTACCTACTTTGGTGAAAAGACGGTCATGCGCCTCCTTCGGGAGAATATCTCCGGCTTCACACTCGAAGGACTCGGTTTTCATGGCGAAGGACTCGAGCGCATCCACGAAGCGACGCGCCAGAAGACCGGCATGATTCTCACGACTGGGCCGACCGGGTCAGGAAAGACAACTACGCTCTACACGGTCCTTGATATCCTCAATACGACCAATGTTAATATCTCTACAATCGAGGACCCAATCGAGTATCAGATGCCGCGCATCAATCAGACGCAAGTGAAGCCGGATATTGGATTTACATTTGCCAACGGTTTGCGCGCACTCGTGCGACAAGACCCAGATATTATTATGGTCGGTGAGATCCGTGACAATGAGACAGCGGCGCTCGCGATTAACGCGTCTTTGACCGGACATCTCGTGCTCTCAACACTTCACACAAACTCTGCTGCCGGTGCAATTCCGCGACTGCTCGACATGGATGTCGAGCCGTTTCTTCTCGTATCAACACTTGAGGTTATCATCGGACAACGACTGGTACGAAAGCTTTGTGGAGAGCGAGAAGAATACACCATGTCGGCAGCCGAGATTGAGAAGCTTGGTCAATCAGTTGACCTTGACGCGGTTCTTAAGGCACTGAAGGAGGAAAAGTTGATTAAGAATGACGCAACTTGGGAAGATATTCCGTTTTATAAGGAGAAACCATCAGAGATGTGTGAGGATGGTTTTAGTGGGCGAATTGGTATTCATGAGATCCTCCATCTCTCTGACGCGATCAAAGGACTCATCATGAAAGGGGCGACCACCGAAGAGATCGAGGCGCGAGCGAAAGAAGAAGGTATGATGACTATGATTGAAGACGGCATCTTCAAAGCGGTTCAGGGTATTACCACAGTGGAGGAGGTACTCCGTGTGGTTTCAGAATAA
- a CDS encoding trigger factor → MTDSKKGAETLYTNLDITNQEGSEVKISGEIPTEVQVPYREKAIKKLGENATIDGFRKGHIPEKVLVEKVGEERVLHEVAEMAITDIYPAIVIKNKLDVIGRPQVSITKLAAGNPIGFSITTAVMPEVSLPDHKKIAEEVMKEKDDLEVTDADVEKVLTEVRQGKARFDKAKAEAEAKESGADGGENEEAKDSKEDLEEELPELDDAFIATLGGDFKTVKEFEERVRKDLGVEKERKAREKKRVTLSEKLIEEAKADLPKVMVESELDKMLAQMKDDVARAGMKFEDYLTHVKKTEEDMRAEWKEQAEKRAKLQLVLNKIATMEDIHADHDEVHKEMDKILEQFKDANPENVHIFVETQLTNEAVFNFLENGGKKDRNKEEKQEAGQ, encoded by the coding sequence ATGACAGACAGTAAAAAAGGTGCAGAAACACTTTACACAAACCTGGATATTACTAACCAAGAAGGGTCTGAGGTGAAGATTAGTGGCGAGATCCCCACTGAGGTGCAGGTACCATACCGCGAGAAAGCCATCAAGAAGCTTGGCGAAAACGCGACAATCGACGGCTTTCGCAAGGGACACATCCCCGAGAAGGTGCTCGTGGAGAAAGTCGGCGAGGAGCGGGTCTTGCACGAGGTTGCTGAGATGGCAATCACGGATATCTACCCTGCTATCGTGATTAAAAACAAGCTCGATGTGATCGGGCGACCACAGGTATCGATCACCAAGCTTGCCGCGGGAAATCCGATCGGCTTCTCTATCACCACCGCGGTGATGCCGGAGGTTTCCCTTCCCGACCACAAGAAGATCGCTGAGGAGGTCATGAAGGAGAAAGACGACCTCGAAGTGACCGACGCAGACGTGGAGAAGGTGCTCACTGAAGTACGCCAAGGTAAAGCACGTTTTGATAAAGCAAAAGCCGAAGCGGAGGCAAAAGAGAGCGGTGCAGACGGAGGAGAAAATGAAGAGGCAAAAGACAGCAAAGAAGACCTTGAGGAAGAACTCCCTGAACTCGATGATGCATTCATTGCAACACTCGGTGGCGACTTCAAAACTGTTAAGGAATTCGAGGAGCGCGTCCGTAAAGACCTTGGTGTAGAGAAAGAACGCAAAGCACGTGAAAAGAAGCGTGTCACACTTTCAGAGAAGCTCATTGAAGAGGCAAAAGCTGACCTTCCAAAAGTCATGGTTGAGAGTGAGCTCGACAAAATGCTAGCGCAGATGAAGGATGATGTGGCGCGCGCCGGCATGAAGTTCGAAGATTATCTCACCCACGTGAAGAAAACCGAAGAAGATATGCGTGCGGAGTGGAAGGAACAGGCTGAGAAGCGTGCAAAACTTCAACTTGTACTCAATAAGATAGCGACCATGGAAGATATCCATGCCGACCATGATGAGGTACATAAGGAGATGGACAAGATTCTCGAGCAGTTCAAAGACGCCAACCCGGAGAACGTCCACATCTTTGTCGAAACTCAACTCACCAACGAGGCAGTGTTCAACTTCCTTGAGAACGGAGGAAAGAAAGATAGAAATAAGGAGGAAAAGCAAGAAGCTGGTCAGTAG